A single Bifidobacterium scardovii JCM 12489 = DSM 13734 DNA region contains:
- a CDS encoding tyrosine-type recombinase/integrase — translation MAKTKGASGFGWLRKAQVKDRINGGKRWVYYASYLNPFDKEERIKAPHAFDYKMDARQWLDAEHKLISSGQWTHPNVRAKAALEEREVERSRKMTFGDYAERWFERNVNRWKPRTEQTYRQLLDTYILPTFCETPLNEVSVDDVGEWYDDMGNTPSARGNAYGLLKQILDVACTPPNPVLTYNPCQIKGGAKHAGGERPVATPEQVAKLADAMPGKYRLAVLLAAWLSLRSGEVRALRKSDFGLKKRTVHIQHNVTYTKQHGFVESTPKTAAGNRVVAIPSALIPEIQEHMKRHVGKDKDALLFCTSTGNYLHQSEIEKPFIEARKQAGCPELRFHDLRHTGNTFAIQTGVATVADLQKRGGWTTPTMALHYAHSTLDRQQQIADALDKVMRGENPKQDGEDLTSMVKQLLEENRRLSEQLAELGAEKKE, via the coding sequence ATGGCCAAGACGAAAGGTGCCAGCGGTTTCGGCTGGCTGAGGAAAGCACAGGTCAAAGATCGAATAAACGGCGGCAAGCGGTGGGTATACTACGCCTCATATCTCAACCCCTTTGATAAAGAGGAGCGGATAAAGGCACCGCATGCGTTCGACTACAAGATGGACGCCCGGCAGTGGCTGGACGCTGAGCACAAGCTCATCAGCTCGGGGCAGTGGACTCATCCCAACGTGAGGGCGAAGGCCGCCCTTGAGGAGAGGGAGGTGGAGCGCTCCCGCAAGATGACGTTTGGCGATTACGCGGAGCGATGGTTCGAGCGGAACGTCAATCGGTGGAAGCCTAGGACGGAGCAGACCTACAGGCAGCTGCTCGACACTTACATATTGCCGACGTTCTGCGAGACACCTTTGAATGAGGTTAGCGTGGATGATGTGGGCGAGTGGTACGACGACATGGGGAATACCCCGAGTGCCCGAGGCAACGCCTACGGTCTGCTCAAGCAGATACTTGATGTGGCCTGTACTCCACCGAATCCGGTTCTTACCTATAACCCTTGCCAGATTAAAGGTGGGGCGAAGCATGCCGGTGGGGAGCGTCCGGTGGCGACGCCGGAACAGGTGGCAAAGCTGGCGGACGCTATGCCCGGCAAATACCGGCTTGCCGTCCTGCTGGCGGCTTGGCTGTCACTGAGATCGGGAGAGGTCAGGGCGTTGCGGAAGAGCGACTTCGGCCTGAAGAAGCGGACTGTGCATATCCAACACAACGTGACATACACCAAACAGCATGGTTTCGTGGAATCCACGCCCAAGACCGCCGCCGGCAACCGTGTGGTAGCCATCCCATCGGCGTTAATACCCGAAATCCAAGAACATATGAAGAGGCATGTCGGCAAGGACAAGGACGCACTGCTGTTCTGCACCAGCACTGGGAATTATCTCCACCAGAGTGAGATTGAAAAGCCATTCATTGAGGCTAGGAAACAGGCCGGTTGCCCGGAGTTGCGGTTCCATGACCTTAGGCATACGGGCAACACGTTCGCCATCCAGACCGGTGTCGCCACGGTTGCCGATTTGCAGAAGCGTGGTGGCTGGACTACGCCGACCATGGCCTTGCATTACGCTCATTCGACGTTGGACAGGCAGCAGCAGATCGCGGATGCGCTCGACAAGGTCATGCGTGGCGAGAACCCGAAGCAGGATGGCGAAGACCTTACTTCCATGGTGAAGCAACTGTTGGAAGAGAACAGGCGGCTGTCCGAACAACTGGCTGAGCTTGGCGCTGAGAAGAAGGAGTGA